CCGTCCAGAGAGCGTGAGGTCAGCCGCGTAGCTTTGGCCGATGATGGCAGGAAGACGGTGTGTGCCACCCCACGCTCCGAATAGCCCAAACGTGACGCCCGGTTCGCCGAACGACGCAGCAGGCGTGGCTACTCGAATGTCACACGCGAGTGCAAGTTCCAATCCTCCACCACGAGCAGGGCCGTCGATTCCCGCAACGACAACCGCATCACTCGCTTCGATAGCACGGGCAACGCGCTGGCCGTGGCGGGCAAATGCAGCCGCTGGTTCGGAATCACCCGCCATCGCTTGGGTTGCAAGATCGGCAACGGCATCAAGATCGGCACCAGCACAGAATGCGCTGCCCGCGCCGTGGAGATACACAACCGGACAGTCGGCTTCACTCACCGCTGTTTCGAGCGCATCGAGTGCGGTAGGTGTGAGGGCGTTGCGCCGCTCCGGTCGATCGATCGTTACTGTGCGAATAGCATCACCATCAGTCGT
The nucleotide sequence above comes from Halocatena marina. Encoded proteins:
- a CDS encoding enoyl-CoA hydratase/isomerase family protein — translated: MIRTTDGDAIRTVTIDRPERRNALTPTALDALETAVSEADCPVVYLHGAGSAFCAGADLDAVADLATQAMAGDSEPAAAFARHGQRVARAIEASDAVVVAGIDGPARGGGLELALACDIRVATPAASFGEPGVTFGLFGAWGGTHRLPAIIGQSYAADLTLSGRVINSEEALRMGLVSRVVETPRSVCEQIATADRETLSQLNSLMSAAGTATETIRSQEKREAEAFAALVETHAESLSDRGK